The DNA region TTGGTAGAGTGGCGGCGGCGATTGCATCAACAACCAGAGTTGGGTTTTCAAGAAAAACTGACGGCTGAGTTTGTCTCACAAAAGCTGCAAGAATGGGGAATTGAGCATCAAACTGGCATTGCCCAAACTGGCATTGTTGCCACCATCAAAGGCAATCAACCCCCCACTCCCCAAGTTTTAGCGATTCGGGCAGATATGGATGCTTTGCCAATCCAAGAACTCAACGAAGTGCCCTATAAATCGCAGCATGATGGAGTAATGCACGCTTGTGGACATGATGGACATACTGCGATCGCATTAGGTACAGCTTATTATCTCCAGCAGCATCGCCAAGACTTCTCCGGTACAGTAAAAATTATCTTTCAGCCAGCCGAAGAATCACCAGGAGGCGCAAAGCCGATGATTGAAGCTGGAGTGCTGAAAAATCCTGATGTTGACGCAATTATTGGTTTGCACTTGTGGAATAATTTACCCTTGGGAACAGTGGGTGTACGGGCTGGGGCGTTGATGGCAGCTGTAGAGTCTTTTAATTGCACAATTTTGGGCAAAGGTGGACACGGCGCACTACCCCATCAAACAGTGGATTCTGTTGTAGTTGCTGCCCAAATTGTAAATGCCTTGCAAACCATTGTCGCCCGGAACGTTAATCCCCTTGATTCAGCAGTGGTGACAGTGGGCGAACTTCATGCTGGAACTAAGGGAAATGTGATTGCTGATACAGCGAGAATGAGTGCCACTGTCAGGTATTTTAATCCTAGCTTGAAAGGCTTTTTTAACCAGCGTGTCGAACAGATTATTGCTGGAATTTGTCAAAGTCATGGTGCGAGTTATGACTTAGAATATCGGCCATTTTATCCACCAGTCATTAATGATATGAAGATGGCAGAATTGGTGCGAACTGTAGCAGAAGAAGTGGTAGAAACCCCATTGGGTATTGTGCCAGAATGTCAAACTATGGCTGGCGAAGATATGTCATTCTTCTTGCAAGAGGTTCCTGGTTGCTATTTCTTTTTAGGTTCTGCGAATCCAGAGAAAGACTTGGCGTATCCCCATCATCATCCTCGGTTTGATTTTGACGAAACCGCCTTGGGAATGGGTGTGGAAATATTTGTTAGATGCGTAGAGAAATTTTTTAGTTGAGTGGGTGTAAATTATACCAATTCGCAATTCGCTTTTTCACCCATTCGCAATCAAGAAACTTAGATACAGCAAGACTTTCCTGATTTACATCTGTTGCCTCATTTTGGAGAAACGCGATCGCAGAAGTTGTGTTATAAAAACGGGCAAAGTCTTACAAAATACAAAAATCTTTACTGTGAAGCTTTTTCGGTAAATACGTAATTTCTACACCAATCGCATCAAATGCTACTGTAAGCAATCAAACTTTAGGGTTTAATCATCAGCAATCTTTAACAAATTGAAAAATTATGTTAAGTATCCCTATTAACTTAAATTTACCTCGTACACCCCGTATAGTAACTTCTTTGCCTGGCCCTCGCGCTCAAGCAATTGTACAACGCGATCGCGCCGTAACTTCTCCTTCTTACACCCGCGATTACCCATTAGTTGTATCTCGCGGTCAAGGCTGCATGATAGAAGATGTGGATGGCAATGTATTTCTGGATATGACCGCAGGTATTGCAGTTACCGCCACCGGACACGCGCACCCGGAAGTCGTCAAAGCAATTCAAGAACAGTCTGAACGTCTGCTGCACATGTCAGGGACGGATTTTTATTATGAACCAATGGTGGAACTAGCGGAACAATTAGCCATTCGCGCCCCATTTCCGCAGCCACAGAGTAGTACTGGGTTTCCTGCAAAAGTATTTTTCACCAATTCCGGGGCAGAATCTAACGAAGGAGCCATTAAACTAGCTAGATATTACACCAAGCGATCGCTAATTGTAGCCTTCTTAGGGGCATTTCACGGACGTACTTATGGGGCAATGTCTCTGACTGGTTCTAAAGCAGTGCAGCGAACGAACTTTGGGCCTTTAGTTCCTGGAGTAACTCATATTCCTTATGGGACTCACGCTAGCTTAGATTATCTAGAACAACAGTTATTTTGCACAATTTTACCACCGCAAGAAGTAGCGGCGATCATAGTCGAAGCGATTCAGGGAGAAGGTGGGTATATCGTCCCCGAAGATGGTTTTTTGGAGAGGATTCGGGATATTTGCGATCGCCACGGTATTCTGATGGTAGTGGATGAAGTGCAAGCAGGAATGGGGCGGACTGGTCGCTTATTTGCGATCGACCATTGGGGTGTGATGCCTGATATCATTACTACTGCCAAAGGTATCGCCAGTGGTCTGCCATTAGGAGCGATACTTGCCAGACCAGAGTTGATGACTTGGCCTCCTGGTTCTCACGCTACCACATTTGGCGGTAATCCCGTAGCTTGTGCTGCTGCTATTGCCACACTGCGACTGCTAGAAAGTGGTTTGATGAGCAACGCTAGCCAAATGGGAGAATTATTACAAGTTAGTCTTACCGAGTTGCATCAAAAATTTCCTAGACTATCGCCGCCACGAGGTAAGGGATTGATGGTTGCGGTGGATTTATTAGATCAACAGGGTAATCTTGATTATAAATTGCGCGATCGCATTATCCAAGAAGCTTTTTTACGTGGTTTATTATTGCTAGGTTGCGGTAAAGCAGCAATTCGTTTCTGTCCGCCTTTAGTTATCGACAGCGACCAAATTCAAATAGCCCTTCAGATTATCAGCGAAATTTTAAGTTCTTAAAAGATGACCAATGACAAATGACAAATAAAATAGCCCTTAATTTATGGAAATTACTTTGGCAAGAATACAGCGCCAGGGTAAATCATGCCCGTACCTACGAGCAAATGATTACTGCTGCGGGTGGGACTGTCGCCAATGACCACATCGCCTTTCGGTCTTTGCGTTTATTAGTAGATAGTCCACAGGGTCAACTTAACTTGGGAATTGACTATCTTGGGCAACTTGTAGAAACTTTAGGTTACGTGGCGGCTGGAGAATATACTTTTCCTCAAACTCATTTGTACGCCCGTTATTATCGTCATCCACAGCAAGAGGAATTAAACTTACCCAAGCTGTTTATCAGCGAGTTGATAGTCGATGAATTGCCTGCTAATATTGCTCAACTCATCTTTAAAACAGTATCTTCAATTCCATACGAACTAACTTCACCCCTTACTCTTCTACAAAAAGACGGGAACATTGAAACCATCGCCCAACAACTCCAGCAAGTATTTACTCGCCCTTGGCTACCTCCTGTGCGTTCTGTTGTTGAAGAGGTGAATCAAGTTACTCAGTATGGGGCTTGGGTATTGCTGCACGGTTACGCAGTCAACCACTTTACAGGCTACGTTAACGGCCAGAATACTCTAGAATATCCAGATATTGATACCACTGCCGATGCTTTGGCTAACCTGGGTGTACCGATGAAAGCAGAGATAGAAGGAAATGTTGCTTGTGGTTTGCGGCAAACTGCAACTCAAGCGGTCACAGAAATGGTGACAGTATTAGATGATAACAGTGGTACAGAAATTCAAATCCCTTGGACTTATGCCTATTATGAAATTGCCCAGCGCTATCTAGTAGAAGTGGAATCTGGAAAGCAGATACTTTTTGATGCTTTTTTAGGAAGTAATGCCCAGCAATTGTTTGAAATGACTCGTCTATCTAAATAGCCCAGAGTTGTTAGTAAAGGATTCAGTTCCGTGTTCCAAGCTTGAAGTTTCATGTTTCAAGCTTGGAACTCGGTATTTTGGACAAATAAATTATGCTTGCAAGACAAAATCAGATGCCGTGAGAGTTGGCGCACCAGTTAGAGTCGCAAATAAACCACCACTGCCAAAACCAGCCGCACTGCCATTAGAGTTGTAGAACAACTGCCCACTCACAGGATCGTAAACAATTTTCGCTGTGCTAGTCCCCGCTAAATTAGTGACTTCAAAATCACTCAAGTTGTTAAAACCCGTTCCCGCAGCAGAGGTAATGGCACTAAAAGTAGTTTTATCCAGTACAATCTTGTCACCTTGGGAACTGTTGAAGTCAGTAATGGCAACTTCACCAACAGCACTCAGGGCAAAAGCAGCATCGGTGTTGTAAAGGAATCTGTCAGCACCTACATCACCAATGAGAATATTATTGCCGAATCCACCGATGAGAGTATCATCGCCTTCTCCGCCCCGCAACAAGTCATTGCCACTGTCGAGGTTTTTCCCCCCAAACACTACATAGCTTTGCCCAGCACCAGAGATGCTGTTGGCAAAAGGTGCCCCAATAATCAGGTCGTCAATGCCATCGTTGTTGATGTCCCCTGCATTGCTGAGTGACGTGAAAAAGTCATTTGATCTAATGGCGTTAATTAAAAAGCCATTATTGCCATTCAATTCAGAGAGGTTGAGGCTGCCGCCACTGCCCAGATTCGTCCCCCCAAACACTACATAGCTTTGACTAACCACAGAGTTGCCATCGAGGGAGGCATATTCTGCCCCAATAATCAGGTCGTCAATGCCATCGTTGTTGATGTCCCCTGCATTGTTGACTAAGGTGCCTGAAGAGTCACCCGATGCAATGGCGTTAATTAAAAAGCCATTAGTGCCATTCAAATCAGAGAGGTTGAGGCTGCCGCCACTGCCCAGATTCGTCCCCCCAAACACTACATAGCTTTGCCCTGGTCTAGAGATGCTGTAGGGGTCGGCATCTTGTGCCCCAATAATCAGGTCGTCAATGCCATCACCGTTGATGTCCCCTGCATTGCTGACTAAGAAGCCTGAATAGTCATCTTCTGCAATGCCGTTAATTAAAAAGCCATTAGTGCCATTCAAATCAGAGAGGTTGAGGCTGCCGCCACTGCCCAGATTTGTTCCCCCAAACACTACATAGCTTTGCCCAGCATTAGAGATGCCGTTGGGGTCGGCACCAAATGCCCCAATAATCAGGTCGTCAATGCCATCACCGTTGATGTCCCCCGCATTGCTGACTGAGTTGCCTGAAAAGTCATTTGATCTAATGCCGTTAATTATAAAGCCATTATTGCCATTCAAATCAGAGGGGTTGAGGGTGCCGCCACTGCCAACATTCGTCCCCCCAAACACTACATAGCTTTGCCCTGCCCCAGAGATGCCGTTGGGGTCGGCACCAAATGCCCCAATAATCAGGTCGTCAATGCCATCGTTGTTGATGTCCCCTGCATTGCTAACTGAGCGGCCTGAAAAGTCATTTGATCTAATGCCGTTAATTAAAAAGCCATTAGTGCCATTCAAATCAGAGAGGTTGAGGCTGCCGTTAGTGCCAACATTCGTCCCCCCAAATACTACATAGCTCTGCCCTGCCCCAGAGATGCGGTTGGGGTCGGCATATTGTGCCCCAATAATCAGGTCGTCAATGCCATCGTTGTTGATGTCCCCTGCATTGCTGACTGACTGGCCTGAAAAGTCATTTGATCTAATGCCGTTAATTAAAAAGCCATTAGTGCCATTCAAATCAGAAAGGTTGAGGCTGCCGCTACTGCCAACATTCGTCCCCCCAAATACTACATAGCTTTGCCCAGCACTATAGTTGCCGTTGGGGGAGGCATTATATGCCCCAATAATCAGGTCGTCAATGCCATCACCGTTGATGTCCCCTGCATTGCTAACTGACTGGCCTGAGCGATCTAATTCTGCAATGCCGTTAATTAAAAAGCCATTATTGCCATTCAATTCAGAGAGGTTAAGGAAATTGAATGCAGCATCGGTGTTGTAAAGGAATGTGTTAGCACCTACACCACCTACAAGAGTATCATTCCCTACACCACCTACAAGAGTATCATTGCCGAATCCACCGATGAGAATATCATCGCCTTCTTGGCCTCGCAACAGGTCATTGCCACTTAAGCCATTAATTATGTCATTACCTCCTTGACCATTAATCACATCATCTGAGTTGTCAAAACCTGCGATGTTATTGTTTAAGTCATTGAGGAAAGTGACGGTGTTTTTGTTAAAAATGCTAGTTTGAGTGGAGTTGGCATTAATTACATCAAAGCTGTCGTTGATGCTGGTTTGCCCATCAAACAAGATATTGCCTAATGCAATTCTTGAATTAGTTTCTGGCAGGTTATCCAGGTTTTCTAAGAAGAAGTTTTGCAGAGTTACTTTGGTAGATGCCACATTTTCAAAGGTGACTTCTAAGTTGTTGCCTTGAGGAGTTAGTTGCAGATTTTTGGCAGTCAATCCCGAACCGATAAATTGCAGCTGATCAACATTAATAATCACTGCTTGAGATGGGTTGTAGCCCTGACCAACGCCACCAAAATCGGTGATGGTGTCATTGCCATCGCCAGGGCGAAACACAAACTTATCTTGACTGCCGTTACCTGTGAGGGTATCGTTACCTGCTTTGCCGTCGATGATGTTGTTGCCAATTGTACCGATGAGAGTGTCTGCATCAGCAGTTCCCGTTAGGTTAATCGTGCTGCCGATGTTCTTCCCCCCAAATACCACATAGCTCTGCCCTGAGTAGGCGCCGTTGGGGGAGGCAAAAGGTGCCCCAATAATCAGGTCGTCAATGCCATCGTTGTTGATGTCCCCTGCATTGCTGACTGAGGTGCCTGAGCGATTATCTTCTCCAATGCCGTTAATTATAAAGCCATTATTGCCATTCAAATCAGAGAGGTTAAGGAAATTGAATAATGAATTAGCCATAATCACCTCTTTTACATCTGGTTATTAAATATTTATTGACTGCGTAATTAATATATCAACTCGGAAAAAGATAACAGGTTCTTATTATAACCGTTAAATTACTTTAATCTTTTTCTGAATATCTAAGCATTATCAAGGGGCTAGGTATAATTATATAGGATTACTATTTGATTTTTGAATGGAATTAGGTATTGTAGAGTGTGTTAGAACAGAGTTCGTAACGCACTATTATCAAGGGTTTGATGCCGTACTCTCCGTGCTAACACATCCTACAGATATTTTCTCCAAATCAAACCGGATTCCTATAGTAAAGTTAAAGTCAATTTTAGGAAGTGGTATATAAAGTTTTCCTGTCACCGATAGCGTAACCCTACGGGGAGGCAAGCTACAGACAGCGTTTTGAAGAGTTGCGTTAGTAAATCTTGTGTGCAACACCCTCTTTTGTTCAAGGATGACAGCCGCTCGTAGACATCGCGTTCTTTTTAGAAATTGTATTAAGGAACTAAACCCAACATGGGGGCGTTTGTTGACTAAACTTTGAGTTCAACACAACTTAAACTACAGCGTTAGTAACAAAAATAACGACTTTAGTAACCAAAATTATAATGTTTGTAACGAAAATAATGACTTTAATAACCAAAATGGTTATTTTATAAGGAAAATTATAATGTTTGTAACAAAAAGAATTATTTTACTAACCAAAATGATTATTTTGTAACGAAAATAACGATTTTCGTTACAAAAATCGTATGTTGTAACAAAAATTGCAACTTGATAAGCTGATGCGCGTCTAAAGTATATAAACACTCTATTGGGTCGTTAACTGTTGACTGTTGACAGGTTTTCAGTCATCAGTTTGCAGTTAGCGGTGAAAGTTGTCACGTTTTAGACAAACTATGCTTGCAAGATAAAATCTGATGTTGTGAGAGTTGGCGCACCAGTTAGAGTTGCAAAGAGACCACCACTGCCAAAACCCGCCGCACTGCCATTTTGGTTGTAGAACAACTGTCCACTTACGGAATCGTAGACAATTTTTGCTGTGCTAGTCCCCGCTAAATTAGTGACTTCAAAATCACTCAAGTTATTAAAACCCGTTCCCGCAGCAGAGGTAATGGCACTAAAAGTAGTTTTATCCAGGATAATCTGATCACCTTGGGAACTGTTGAAGTCAGCGATCGTGTCTTGACCAATAGCAGTCAGGGCAAAGGCTGCATCGGTGTTGTAAACGAAAGAGTCAGCACCTACACCACCAACGAGAATATCATTGCCGAATCCACCCACAAGAGTATCATTGCCATCTCCACCGATGAGAATATCATCGCCTGACCCGCCCCGCAACAGGTCATCGCCACTCAAGCCATTGATAATATCGTTACCCCCTTGACCATTAATCACATCATTGGAGTTGTTAAAACCTGCGATGTTATTGTTTAAGTCATTGAGGAAAGTGACAGTGTTTTTGTTGAAAATGCTAGTTTGAGTGGAATTGGCATCAATCACATCAAAGCTGTCGGTGATACTGGTTTGCCCATCAAATAGGATATTGCCAATCGCTGGTAGGAAAAAAGTTGCTGGCAGGTTATCCAGGTTTTCTAAAAGGAAGTTTTGCAGAGTTACTTTGGTGGATGCCACATTTTCAAAGGAAACTTCTAAGTTGTTACAATTTTGAGTTAGTTGCAAATTTCGGGCAGTCAATCCCTTACCTGTAAATTGCAGTGTATCAACATTGCTAATTACTGCTGCTTTGAGAGTCACAGCCTCTAATGGATTTGAGCCTTTACCAACGCCAGCAAAATCGGTGATAATGTCATTGCGATCGCCTGGACGAATAATAAACTTATCTTGACCACCGTTGCCTGTCAGGGTATCATTACCAGATTTGCCGTCGATTATGTTGTTTCCACTTGTACCTACAAGAGTATCTGTACCAGCAGTTCCCGTCAGGTTAATGGTGCTGCCCCTGCCGATATTCTTCCCACCAAATACCACGTAGCTCTGCCCCGACGGGGACGAGTCGCCGTTGAGGTAGACATTAGGTGCCCCGATAATCAAGTCAGCGATGCCGTCACCGTTGACATCTCCGGCACTGCTGACAGAAAAACCTGAACCGGAACCCACGATGCCGTTGATGGCGAAGCCGTTAGCGCCGTTGAGGTCTGAGAGATTGAGTGTGGGGCTAAAGCCTGTGCTCTTGCCAAATACCACGTAGCTCTGCCCTGAACCATAACCGTTGGGGGAGGCATTTGGTGTCCCGATAATCAAGTCAACGATGCCATCATCGTTGACATCTCCGGCACTGCTGACAGAAACGCCTAAGGTGTCATCTGACTTGATGCCGTTGATGGCGAAGCCGTTA from Nostoc commune NIES-4072 includes:
- a CDS encoding M20 family metallopeptidase, whose protein sequence is MVSTFPNSSSVDLSRIRLAIRSLQPQLVEWRRRLHQQPELGFQEKLTAEFVSQKLQEWGIEHQTGIAQTGIVATIKGNQPPTPQVLAIRADMDALPIQELNEVPYKSQHDGVMHACGHDGHTAIALGTAYYLQQHRQDFSGTVKIIFQPAEESPGGAKPMIEAGVLKNPDVDAIIGLHLWNNLPLGTVGVRAGALMAAVESFNCTILGKGGHGALPHQTVDSVVVAAQIVNALQTIVARNVNPLDSAVVTVGELHAGTKGNVIADTARMSATVRYFNPSLKGFFNQRVEQIIAGICQSHGASYDLEYRPFYPPVINDMKMAELVRTVAEEVVETPLGIVPECQTMAGEDMSFFLQEVPGCYFFLGSANPEKDLAYPHHHPRFDFDETALGMGVEIFVRCVEKFFS
- a CDS encoding acetyl ornithine aminotransferase family protein, translating into MLSIPINLNLPRTPRIVTSLPGPRAQAIVQRDRAVTSPSYTRDYPLVVSRGQGCMIEDVDGNVFLDMTAGIAVTATGHAHPEVVKAIQEQSERLLHMSGTDFYYEPMVELAEQLAIRAPFPQPQSSTGFPAKVFFTNSGAESNEGAIKLARYYTKRSLIVAFLGAFHGRTYGAMSLTGSKAVQRTNFGPLVPGVTHIPYGTHASLDYLEQQLFCTILPPQEVAAIIVEAIQGEGGYIVPEDGFLERIRDICDRHGILMVVDEVQAGMGRTGRLFAIDHWGVMPDIITTAKGIASGLPLGAILARPELMTWPPGSHATTFGGNPVACAAAIATLRLLESGLMSNASQMGELLQVSLTELHQKFPRLSPPRGKGLMVAVDLLDQQGNLDYKLRDRIIQEAFLRGLLLLGCGKAAIRFCPPLVIDSDQIQIALQIISEILSS
- a CDS encoding DUF1338 domain-containing protein, giving the protein MTNKIALNLWKLLWQEYSARVNHARTYEQMITAAGGTVANDHIAFRSLRLLVDSPQGQLNLGIDYLGQLVETLGYVAAGEYTFPQTHLYARYYRHPQQEELNLPKLFISELIVDELPANIAQLIFKTVSSIPYELTSPLTLLQKDGNIETIAQQLQQVFTRPWLPPVRSVVEEVNQVTQYGAWVLLHGYAVNHFTGYVNGQNTLEYPDIDTTADALANLGVPMKAEIEGNVACGLRQTATQAVTEMVTVLDDNSGTEIQIPWTYAYYEIAQRYLVEVESGKQILFDAFLGSNAQQLFEMTRLSK
- a CDS encoding beta strand repeat-containing protein, whose translation is MVYSSLNLSNLNGSNGFTINGMAGDGSGLPVSSAGDVNGDGIADLIIGAAFASPNGSESGQSYVVFGKSTGFSPALNLSSINGANGFAINGIKSGDRSGISVSSAGDVNADGIADLIIGASPNSTYSGQSYVVFGKSTGFSPTFNLSDLNGTNGFAINSIKQGDSSNFSVSSAGDVNDDGIADLIIGAPNASPNGTYSGQSYVVFGKSTGFSPTLNLSDLNGANGFVINGIKSGDELGNSVSSAGDVNDDGIADLIIAASSASPNGLQSGQSYVVFGKNTGFSPTLNLSDLNGANGFAINGIKAFNYSGISVSSAGDVNGDGIADLIIGASGADPNGNDSGQSYVVFGNSIGFSPTFNLSSLNGANGFAINGIKSDDTLGVSVSSAGDVNDDGIVDLIIGTPNASPNGYGSGQSYVVFGKSTGFSPTLNLSDLNGANGFAINGIVGSGSGFSVSSAGDVNGDGIADLIIGAPNVYLNGDSSPSGQSYVVFGGKNIGRGSTINLTGTAGTDTLVGTSGNNIIDGKSGNDTLTGNGGQDKFIIRPGDRNDIITDFAGVGKGSNPLEAVTLKAAVISNVDTLQFTGKGLTARNLQLTQNCNNLEVSFENVASTKVTLQNFLLENLDNLPATFFLPAIGNILFDGQTSITDSFDVIDANSTQTSIFNKNTVTFLNDLNNNIAGFNNSNDVINGQGGNDIINGLSGDDLLRGGSGDDILIGGDGNDTLVGGFGNDILVGGVGADSFVYNTDAAFALTAIGQDTIADFNSSQGDQIILDKTTFSAITSAAGTGFNNLSDFEVTNLAGTSTAKIVYDSVSGQLFYNQNGSAAGFGSGGLFATLTGAPTLTTSDFILQA